Proteins from one Archocentrus centrarchus isolate MPI-CPG fArcCen1 chromosome 8, fArcCen1, whole genome shotgun sequence genomic window:
- the LOC115784848 gene encoding pentraxin fusion protein-like gives MRPSVVLFLIAVSTGLAGCIPMKTLVFPTQTSTSYVEMIPQKPLNLTAFTLCMRVATELSGKREVILFAYRTTNNDELNVWRELDGRLSFYLAGAGVLFKVPELGALQTHLCVTWDSSSGLAALFMDGKRSLSKIYRKGHTVSPGGRVILGQDADSYLGGFDDQQSFVGEIYDVNMWDTVLSDRRIKCLFAGNREPRGNVFDWNTTELRINGDAEVAIRER, from the exons ATGAGACCTTCAGTCGTCCTTTTTCTCATCGCCGTCTCCACGGGGTTGGCCG GGTGTATTCCCATGAAGACGTTGGTATTCCCCACTCAGACAAGCACCAGTTATGTCGAGATGATTCCTCAGAAGCCGTTGAACCTGACTGCGTTCACTCTGTGCATGCGCGTGGCCACGGAGCTCAGCGGCAAGCGAGAGGTCATCCTGTTTGCGTACCGGACTACAAACAATGATGAGCTGAATGTGTGGCGTGAACTGGATGGAAG actGTCCTTTTACCTGGCTGGAGCTGGTGTTTTATTTAAAGTCCCTGAGCTCGGCGCCctgcagacccacctgtgtgTCACCTGGGATTCCAGTTCAGGTTTAGCTGCACTCTTCATGGATGGAAAGAGGAGCTTATCCAAaatctacaggaagggtcacaCTGTCAGCCCAGGAGGCAGGGTCATCCTGGGACAAGATGCAGATTCATACCTGGGTGGTTTTGATGATCAGCAGAGTTTTGTTGGAGAGATCTATGACGTGAACATGTGGGACACTGTTCTGTCAGATAGAAGGATCAAGTGCCTGTTTGCAGGGAACAGAGAACCAAGAGGGAACGTTTTTGACTGGAACACTACAGAGCTGAGAATTAATGGGGATGCAGAGGTCGCCATTCGTGAGCGGTAG